The DNA region GCCGGAGTGAGTCTTCGACAAAGCGCTTGATGCTGTTCATCACCCGCTCGCCGGCACGTTGACTCCGCACCAGTATCTGGCAGTCGTCAGCATATCGGACGAAGCGGTGGCCGCGCCGCTCGAGCTCCCAATCCAGCTCATCCAGCACCACGTTGGCCAGGACCGGTGACAGCGGGCCGCTTTGCGGCACACCGGCATTCGTCGGGCTCCAGTGGTCTCCATCCATCACCCCGGCGGTCAGAAAACGGTTGATCAATCGCAGCAGACGACGATCCGGGACATGATCCTTGAGCCGGCGCATCAACCGGTCGTGGTTGACCCGGTCGAAGAACGCCGCCAGGTCCAGGTCTACCGTCCACTGGCCGCCCGCCCGAATGTCGGCTTGCAGGCGCTTGAGAGCCTGGTGCGCCGACTTGCCCGGCCGGAAGCCATAGCTGCGGGGATGGAAGTGGGGGTCCCATTGCGCCGATACCACCTGCGCAACGGCTTGCTGGATGAAGCGGTCCAGAACCGTCGGGATGCCCAGCAGGCGTTCCCGTCCGTCGGCCTTGGGGATACGGACCCGCCGGACCGGTTGCGGGCGATACTGCCCCGCTTCCAGTTGATCGCGGATCGCAGGCCAGTTCTGGCGAAGGAAGTCCGGTAGTGCATCAACGCTCATCCCGTCAATGCCCGGCGCGCCCTTGTTCTGGCGTACTTGCTTGACTGCCCGCTGCAGGTTGCTGCGTTCCAGCACCTTCTCCCACAGCAAGACAGTGGATGTCGAGGCCGGATCGGTCCTTTCCCCAGTCACCGATTCCTCCCGTGCACGGGGCACGGCCGACTCGCGTCGATTCTCTGAGGCGGTCCGGTCACTCATACTCGGTCGATCATCCTCGTTCATCGTTCGGGCCTTCAGTGACGCCAATCACCTACTATGCCCTCGGCTGACTTCTCCCAGGCGGTCAGCGCCAATTGCTCAGCGCTCAGCTTCGCAAAGCGAAGCACCGGGGAGACCTCCCGGGGTAAGACACGAAACTGTCACGGCGTAGACGCTGGATTTATAAAACGCAGACCGATTGCAGATGGAGGGCTTCATGGTCACGTGCCCACTGGCCCCGTCTACGTCACACCTCATATCCAGTTCCTGTTCGTCGCCCCGCCGCTTTGGATTGGGCTTCCTCCAGACCCCACCTCACGATGACGCCCTTGCCCTTCTCCTAACCTTCGGCTCTGCGAATACCTGGTAAGAGGACTTACACCTCTCTAGTCTCGTGCCATGCCCGGCACACACGCCTAAGCTAAGCGGCGCGGCGTTAGCCGCGTCCGGTGGAGCGCGAAGTGCGGAACGAACTTGAGCGTTTTGTTATGCATTTTGCGGATGCTCAGAGATTTACGCTAACTCCCAAAACATAATCAGCGAATGGTGGCTTGGGGAATACACGACTACGTGCCTTTTCCTCAATGCACTGTGCAGCCTCAGATTCTGGAACGACCGTAGCCTGTGAAACTTCGCCATTTTCATTAATTACAACATAGATTGAGAATCTCTGCTTCTCACTACGCCCGGGCGGAGCACAGTCAAACACGATGTCGAAGTCACCCCACAATATACCCAGGGCATCTCCAGAATAGGAGCCTTCGTCGTCAAAGAGCGCACAATCTCGGCTTCGCTCACGAAGCTCCTCTAATGAAAGCTCATCCGCCAACAGCGTTCCACTCAATAGAACTGCTACGGTGATACCGATACAGTATTTGTTCATGCGAATTAACTCTGGTAATGCATAATCGGGATAGGGAGGCACCTCACGATGCCTCTCCTCCCA from Wenzhouxiangella sp. AB-CW3 includes:
- the ltrA gene encoding group II intron reverse transcriptase/maturase; the encoded protein is MSDRTASENRRESAVPRAREESVTGERTDPASTSTVLLWEKVLERSNLQRAVKQVRQNKGAPGIDGMSVDALPDFLRQNWPAIRDQLEAGQYRPQPVRRVRIPKADGRERLLGIPTVLDRFIQQAVAQVVSAQWDPHFHPRSYGFRPGKSAHQALKRLQADIRAGGQWTVDLDLAAFFDRVNHDRLMRRLKDHVPDRRLLRLINRFLTAGVMDGDHWSPTNAGVPQSGPLSPVLANVVLDELDWELERRGHRFVRYADDCQILVRSQRAGERVMNSIKRFVEDSLRLEVNTRKSAVDRPWYRQFLGFTVTRGDHRLKVSPKALDRLKTRLRVLTRRTRGHRLADVVADWRDYLLGWKAYFGIAEVPSPLREIDKWLRRRLRCYLWKQWGRSGYRQLRRRGVSVRDAWQTSKSAHGPWRLSHTPALYRALPARYFADLGLPSLVAR